From the genome of Streptomyces sp. NBC_00659, one region includes:
- a CDS encoding ABC transporter ATP-binding protein — protein MIRFEDVSVTYAGAAEPSVRGVGFEVPEGELVLLVGPSGVGKSTVLGAVSGLVPHFTGGTLRGRVTVAGRDTRTHKPRELADVVGTVGQDPLSHFVTDTVEDELAYGMESLGLAPAVMRRRVEETLDLLSLADLRDRPIATLSGGQQQRVAIGSVLTPHPRVLVLDEPTSALDPGAAEEVLAVLQRLVHDLGTTVLMAEHRLERVVQYADRLALLPAPGAPLTLGTPSEIMAVSPVCPPVVDLGRLAGWSPLPLTVRDARRRAGALRERLATTAPAPAGPAAPLSPPLPIPGAPERPATSPSPLSRLLRGRGGGRGPAAAPSSSEVAVVASLAVRRGRVEALRQVDLTAGPGETIALMGRNGAGKSTLLGALVGLVEPTAGSVRVGGAAPHRLAPRDLVRRVGLVPQEPRDLLYADTVAAECAAADEDAGAATGTCRSLVSELLPDIADGTHPRDLSEGQRLALALAVVLTARPPLLLLDEPTRGLDYAAKARLVAVLRGLAAEGHAIVLATHDVELAAELADRVVILADGEVVADGPTAEVVVASPSFAPQVAKILAPAPWLTVAQVRRALA, from the coding sequence GTGATCCGCTTCGAGGATGTCTCCGTGACGTACGCCGGTGCGGCCGAACCCTCCGTCCGGGGAGTGGGCTTCGAGGTGCCGGAGGGCGAACTGGTCCTGCTGGTCGGCCCGTCCGGGGTCGGCAAGTCGACGGTGCTGGGCGCGGTGAGCGGACTGGTCCCGCACTTCACGGGCGGAACGCTGCGCGGCCGGGTCACCGTCGCGGGGCGGGACACCCGTACCCACAAGCCGCGCGAACTCGCGGACGTGGTCGGCACCGTGGGCCAGGACCCGCTGTCCCACTTCGTGACGGACACGGTGGAGGACGAACTCGCCTACGGCATGGAGTCGTTGGGCCTGGCACCGGCCGTGATGCGCCGCCGCGTCGAGGAGACCCTCGACCTCCTTTCGCTGGCCGACCTGCGCGACCGCCCGATCGCCACCCTGTCCGGCGGCCAGCAACAGCGGGTCGCGATCGGTTCCGTGCTCACCCCGCACCCGCGGGTCCTGGTCCTCGACGAACCCACCTCGGCGCTGGACCCCGGCGCCGCCGAGGAGGTCCTCGCCGTCCTCCAGCGCCTGGTCCACGACCTCGGCACCACGGTCCTGATGGCCGAGCACCGCCTGGAACGCGTCGTCCAGTACGCCGACCGGCTCGCCCTCCTGCCCGCGCCGGGAGCGCCGCTGACGCTCGGCACCCCGTCCGAGATCATGGCCGTCTCCCCGGTCTGCCCGCCGGTGGTGGACCTCGGCCGCCTGGCCGGCTGGTCCCCGCTCCCGCTGACCGTGCGCGACGCGAGACGCCGGGCGGGAGCACTGCGCGAGCGCCTGGCCACCACCGCTCCGGCACCGGCCGGACCCGCCGCTCCCCTCAGCCCGCCCCTTCCGATTCCCGGGGCACCGGAACGCCCCGCCACCTCCCCTTCCCCGCTCTCCCGTCTCCTCCGCGGTCGTGGCGGCGGTCGCGGCCCCGCCGCCGCCCCGTCGTCGTCGGAGGTGGCCGTCGTCGCGTCGCTGGCCGTCCGGCGCGGGCGCGTCGAGGCTCTGCGCCAGGTCGATCTGACGGCGGGGCCGGGCGAGACCATCGCGCTGATGGGCCGCAACGGCGCCGGGAAGTCGACGCTGCTCGGAGCGCTGGTCGGGCTCGTCGAGCCGACCGCCGGTTCCGTACGGGTCGGCGGGGCGGCACCGCATCGCCTGGCACCGCGTGACCTCGTACGGCGGGTGGGACTCGTACCGCAGGAACCGCGGGATCTGCTGTACGCGGACACGGTGGCCGCCGAGTGCGCCGCAGCCGACGAGGACGCCGGGGCCGCCACCGGAACCTGCCGGTCGCTGGTGTCCGAACTGCTGCCGGACATCGCGGACGGCACGCATCCCCGTGACCTGTCCGAGGGGCAGCGGCTGGCGCTGGCGCTGGCCGTCGTCCTCACCGCACGCCCTCCGCTCCTGCTCCTCGACGAGCCCACCCGCGGTCTCGACTACGCGGCCAAGGCCCGGCTGGTCGCCGTGCTGCGCGGGCTCGCCGCCGAGGGGCACGCCATCGTGCTGGCCACCCACGACGTGGAACTCGCCGCCGAGCTCGCCGACCGTGTGGTGATCCTCGCGGACGGCGAGGTCGTCGCCGACGGTCCCACCGCCGAGGTGGTCGTCGCGTCCCCGTCCTT
- a CDS encoding SCO2322 family protein, producing MTARRTTAPLLALALALLLLVLGGAGQAGAVGYRYWSFWDLTGGKWTYATQGPSTARPSDGDVQGFRFAVSEDSQHAVQPRGEREFAAICAKTPARHGKKRVALVIDPGTAADAPSGERPPSARTACAQVAPDASTAEALAAVAGPLRYDTNALLCAITGYPRTGCGDPVAAAGPAASARPHTSAPARQGPSVGLLAGAAAVAALGAAAVWQARRRRG from the coding sequence GTGACCGCCCGTCGGACGACCGCGCCCCTTCTGGCCCTGGCGCTGGCTCTCCTGCTCCTCGTCCTCGGCGGCGCGGGGCAGGCCGGAGCCGTCGGCTACCGCTACTGGTCCTTCTGGGACCTGACCGGCGGGAAGTGGACCTACGCCACCCAGGGTCCGTCGACCGCGCGGCCGTCCGACGGCGACGTCCAGGGCTTCCGCTTCGCGGTGAGCGAGGACTCCCAGCACGCCGTACAGCCGCGCGGGGAGCGGGAGTTCGCCGCGATATGCGCCAAGACGCCCGCCCGGCACGGCAAGAAGCGGGTGGCCCTGGTCATCGACCCGGGCACCGCCGCCGACGCGCCGTCCGGCGAGCGGCCGCCGTCCGCGCGCACCGCCTGCGCCCAGGTCGCTCCCGACGCGAGCACCGCGGAGGCCCTGGCCGCGGTGGCAGGTCCCCTGCGCTACGACACCAACGCCCTGCTGTGCGCCATCACGGGCTATCCGCGGACGGGCTGCGGCGACCCGGTCGCGGCCGCCGGACCGGCCGCGTCCGCCCGCCCGCACACCTCCGCACCGGCCCGGCAGGGCCCTTCGGTGGGCCTGCTGGCGGGAGCGGCCGCGGTGGCCGCGCTGGGTGCGGCGGCCGTCTGGCAGGCCCGTCGGCGCAGGGGCTAG
- a CDS encoding prenyltransferase/squalene oxidase repeat-containing protein gives MFVRRTAAVLAATAVIGAVVAPAASADSSPSPSPSVALPSGLFGSGDPTYDGVWRQSLALLAQHTVGVRPAEKAVDWLTGQQCANGAFAAYRADASAACDAKTQVDTNSTAAAVQALAALGGHDDATGKAVTWLKSAQNKDGGWGYMAGGPSDANSTSVVIGALKAVGKKPASVSKDGKSPFDALLKLSTACDAEGDGAFAYQPDKKGKLAANADATAAGVTAGMGQGFVAATGYKFDLTGCHTLDTPDIATAAGNGAGYLAKALAKTSYLKSALPGAKDQPDYGNTADAVVALSAIGAAKPAQKPLAWLEKNSADWAAQSGPAAYAQLIFAAHATGTDPRDFGGKDLVAQLNATGPAPAAAGASASPSEKKNDEKKDDGNGLGVWWIVGVGLVAGIGIGFLISGRNKKRQL, from the coding sequence ATGTTTGTTCGCCGCACCGCAGCGGTACTGGCCGCCACCGCCGTCATCGGGGCGGTCGTCGCACCGGCCGCCTCCGCCGACTCCTCCCCGTCGCCGTCGCCCTCGGTGGCGCTGCCCTCGGGCCTGTTCGGCTCCGGCGACCCGACCTACGACGGCGTGTGGCGCCAGTCGCTCGCGCTGCTCGCCCAGCACACCGTCGGTGTGCGGCCCGCCGAGAAGGCCGTGGACTGGCTGACCGGCCAGCAGTGCGCGAACGGCGCCTTCGCCGCGTACCGCGCCGACGCGAGTGCCGCGTGCGACGCGAAGACCCAGGTCGACACCAACAGCACCGCGGCCGCCGTCCAGGCGCTCGCCGCACTCGGCGGGCACGACGACGCCACCGGCAAGGCCGTCACCTGGCTGAAGTCCGCGCAGAACAAGGACGGCGGCTGGGGCTACATGGCCGGCGGACCCAGCGACGCCAACTCGACGTCCGTCGTGATCGGCGCGCTGAAGGCGGTCGGCAAGAAGCCCGCGAGCGTCTCCAAGGACGGCAAGTCACCCTTCGACGCCCTGCTGAAGCTGTCGACGGCCTGCGACGCGGAGGGCGACGGCGCCTTCGCCTACCAGCCCGACAAGAAGGGCAAGCTGGCGGCGAACGCGGACGCGACCGCGGCGGGCGTGACGGCCGGCATGGGCCAGGGCTTCGTGGCGGCGACCGGCTACAAGTTCGACCTCACGGGTTGCCACACCCTCGACACTCCCGACATCGCGACCGCGGCGGGGAACGGCGCCGGCTATCTCGCCAAGGCGCTGGCGAAGACCTCGTACCTGAAGTCCGCGCTCCCCGGTGCCAAGGACCAGCCCGACTACGGCAACACGGCGGACGCGGTCGTGGCCCTGTCGGCCATCGGTGCGGCGAAGCCCGCGCAGAAGCCGCTCGCCTGGCTGGAGAAGAACTCCGCGGACTGGGCGGCTCAGTCCGGCCCCGCCGCGTACGCACAGCTGATCTTCGCCGCGCACGCCACCGGCACCGACCCGCGCGACTTCGGCGGCAAGGACCTCGTGGCACAGCTCAACGCCACGGGCCCGGCGCCGGCCGCGGCGGGTGCCTCGGCGAGCCCGAGCGAGAAGAAGAACGACGAGAAGAAGGACGACGGCAACGGGCTCGGCGTCTGGTGGATCGTCGGCGTCGGCCTGGTCGCGGGCATCGGCATCGGCTTCCTGATCAGCGGCCGCAACAAGAAGCGCCAGCTGTGA
- a CDS encoding phosphotransferase — translation MRTGRLLGSGRSADVYEIDEAWVLRRDREGWGDATAEAAVMQHVRSHGYPVPGVRAATGGDLVMERLSGPTMLEAFGQGLLSAQEAGLTLARLLRKLHVVPARLSADPAVRVLHLDLHPDNVMLTPDGPKVIDWSNAEEGAPGLDWAMSAVILAQVAVGGEAVGGVAEETLEALLDGNEDQVTEEGLEEAASRRAANPTMSTRETGLLGEADALIRELLG, via the coding sequence ATGCGAACGGGGAGACTGCTCGGCTCGGGGCGTTCGGCGGACGTCTACGAGATCGACGAGGCGTGGGTGCTGCGGCGGGACCGCGAGGGCTGGGGCGACGCGACGGCCGAGGCGGCGGTGATGCAGCACGTGCGCTCGCACGGTTATCCGGTGCCGGGGGTGCGGGCCGCGACCGGCGGGGACCTGGTGATGGAGCGGCTGTCCGGGCCGACCATGCTGGAGGCCTTCGGCCAGGGCCTGCTCTCCGCCCAGGAGGCGGGCCTCACCCTGGCCAGGCTGCTGCGCAAGCTGCACGTCGTGCCCGCGCGGCTCTCCGCCGACCCCGCCGTCCGTGTGCTGCACCTGGATCTGCACCCCGACAACGTGATGCTCACCCCGGACGGGCCGAAGGTCATCGACTGGTCCAACGCCGAGGAGGGGGCACCCGGTCTCGACTGGGCCATGTCCGCCGTGATCCTCGCCCAGGTCGCCGTCGGCGGCGAGGCGGTCGGGGGCGTGGCCGAGGAGACGCTGGAGGCGCTGCTCGACGGGAACGAGGACCAGGTGACGGAGGAGGGGCTCGAGGAGGCGGCATCGCGCAGGGCGGCCAACCCGACGATGAGCACGCGTGAGACCGGACTCCTGGGCGAGGCGGACGCGTTGATACGGGAGCTGCTGGGCTGA
- a CDS encoding CbiQ family ECF transporter T component yields the protein MANRAHALHPGAWWIWALGLGTAASRTTNPLLLALLMAVAGFVVATHRTDAPWARSYTAFVKLAAAVLVIRLAFAVFLGSPIPGTHVIVTLPEIPLPHWAQGVRVGGRVTAEGLLFALYDGLKLAALLVCVGAANALANPARLLKSLPGALYEAGVAVVVALTFAPHLIADVQRLRAARRLRGRPDRGLRGLLHVGLPVLEGALERSVALAAAMDARGYGRTAQVPAAVRRTTGALTLGGLLGVCAGTYGLLTAAGDSYGLPVLLAGLGAALGGLWLGGRRTPRTRYRPDLWGVRAWLVAGSGVAVAALMIVAASSDPAALRPGVIPLVAPTLPLRPAAAVLLGLLPAFAAPAARRTPAPEESS from the coding sequence GTGGCGAACCGGGCCCACGCCCTGCACCCCGGGGCCTGGTGGATCTGGGCGCTGGGGCTCGGTACGGCGGCCTCCCGCACCACGAATCCGCTTCTGCTCGCGCTGCTCATGGCGGTGGCGGGGTTCGTGGTGGCCACGCACCGCACCGACGCCCCCTGGGCCCGCTCCTACACCGCGTTCGTGAAACTGGCGGCGGCCGTCCTCGTCATCCGCCTGGCCTTCGCCGTCTTCCTCGGCTCCCCGATCCCCGGCACGCACGTGATCGTCACCCTCCCCGAGATCCCCCTCCCGCACTGGGCACAGGGGGTGCGCGTCGGTGGCCGGGTCACCGCCGAGGGCCTGCTCTTCGCGCTCTACGACGGCCTGAAGCTGGCCGCCCTGCTCGTCTGCGTCGGCGCGGCCAACGCCCTCGCCAACCCGGCACGGCTGCTCAAGTCGCTGCCGGGCGCGCTGTACGAGGCGGGCGTCGCGGTGGTCGTCGCGCTCACCTTCGCGCCGCACCTGATCGCCGACGTCCAGCGGCTGCGCGCCGCGCGCCGGCTCCGCGGCCGTCCCGACCGAGGGCTGCGCGGCCTCCTGCACGTCGGACTCCCCGTCCTGGAGGGCGCGCTGGAGCGTTCGGTCGCGCTGGCCGCAGCGATGGACGCGCGCGGGTACGGGCGTACGGCACAGGTCCCGGCCGCCGTCCGCCGGACCACCGGAGCCCTCACCCTGGGCGGCCTGCTCGGCGTCTGCGCCGGCACCTACGGACTGCTGACCGCGGCGGGCGACAGCTACGGCCTGCCGGTCCTGCTGGCCGGGCTCGGCGCGGCACTCGGCGGCCTGTGGCTGGGCGGCCGCCGCACACCGCGGACGCGGTACCGGCCCGACCTCTGGGGCGTCCGGGCCTGGCTGGTCGCCGGGTCGGGCGTGGCGGTCGCGGCCCTGATGATCGTGGCCGCCTCCAGCGACCCCGCCGCCCTGCGCCCCGGCGTCATCCCCCTGGTCGCCCCCACCCTCCCGCTCCGGCCGGCGGCGGCGGTCCTGCTCGGCCTGCTCCCCGCTTTCGCGGCCCCGGCCGCCCGGCGAACCCCTGCCCCCGAGGAGTCTTCGTGA